A genome region from Planctomycetota bacterium includes the following:
- a CDS encoding DegT/DnrJ/EryC1/StrS aminotransferase family protein codes for MIPLYKPTFAPEDFDAVQQSMRSGCTTMGPKLVEFERQMARQTRRTHGIGVNSGSLAIEISLRALGIGPGDEVLVSAFGYSANVNSVLHVGATPVFVDVDPRTMNMDPAAAEQKSSPKTRAMLVAETFGNPAGFTDLIALCTQLEIPMIENGTEGLGGTCGKDNIGRFGRIACFGFFASRLITTGEGGMIVTHDDHLAAACRAIRHQGRVDRYSFPDQPCDLGMKMEHAYDGYDGRLPEMNAALGLSQLQRLDATLAQHAKVAQSYTRRLGGEPDILLPNPPQECKMSWSNFVIRLSDRFTKDDRDQIIDGMHRLDIGAADWWPCAALLPHVRKKTHHEPGDFPLAERLSHRTIALPFFESISESEIDDVCQTLKTLMSRVGATRE; via the coding sequence ATGATCCCCCTCTATAAGCCAACTTTCGCGCCGGAGGACTTTGACGCGGTACAGCAGTCAATGCGCTCGGGCTGCACGACGATGGGGCCCAAGCTCGTGGAGTTCGAGCGGCAGATGGCCCGCCAGACCCGCCGCACGCACGGCATCGGGGTGAATTCCGGATCGCTGGCGATCGAGATTTCCCTGCGCGCCCTGGGCATCGGCCCCGGCGACGAGGTGCTGGTGAGCGCTTTCGGCTACAGCGCCAACGTGAACTCGGTGCTGCACGTCGGAGCCACGCCGGTCTTCGTCGACGTCGATCCGCGCACCATGAACATGGATCCCGCGGCCGCCGAGCAGAAGAGCTCGCCCAAGACCCGCGCCATGCTGGTGGCAGAAACCTTCGGCAACCCCGCGGGTTTCACCGATCTGATCGCGCTGTGCACGCAGCTCGAGATTCCGATGATCGAGAACGGCACCGAGGGGCTCGGCGGAACCTGCGGCAAGGACAACATCGGGCGCTTCGGGCGCATCGCCTGCTTCGGCTTCTTCGCCAGCCGGCTCATCACCACGGGCGAGGGCGGCATGATCGTCACCCACGACGACCACCTCGCTGCCGCCTGCCGCGCCATCCGCCACCAGGGACGCGTCGATCGCTACTCCTTCCCCGACCAGCCCTGCGACCTGGGCATGAAAATGGAACACGCCTACGACGGCTATGACGGACGCCTTCCGGAGATGAACGCGGCCCTGGGCCTGAGTCAACTCCAACGGCTCGACGCCACGCTGGCCCAGCACGCCAAGGTGGCCCAGAGCTACACGCGGCGCCTGGGCGGCGAGCCCGACATCCTGCTGCCGAATCCGCCGCAGGAGTGCAAGATGAGCTGGTCGAACTTCGTAATCCGCCTCTCCGACCGCTTCACCAAGGACGACCGCGACCAGATCATCGACGGCATGCACCGCCTCGACATCGGCGCCGCGGATTGGTGGCCCTGCGCCGCCCTGCTTCCGCACGTGCGCAAGAAAACCCATCACGAGCCCGGCGACTTCCCGCTCGCCGAGCGGCTGAGCCACCGCACCATCGCGCTGCCGTTTTTTGAAAGCATTTCAGAGAGCGAAATCGACGACGTCTGCCAGACGCTCAAGACGCTCATGAGCCGCGTCGGCGCGACACGCGAGTGA
- a CDS encoding M20/M25/M40 family metallo-hydrolase, producing MALTSVEQAIVQQIRGARDPMEARLAEMVAIPTGHEFGPGLDAMRSLLSQRLRSLGAEVEELAADTRPKWITPNDRGEMGSPTVVARRLQGRSGPTLLLAGHMDTVHDPAGDFQKLQRLSPSRATGPGAADMKGGLEVALTALEALEKHAPGIRWIFIVNADEEAGSFRSARHLAQIAKECDAGFILEPALSDGGLVVERPGSGQFMIDVVGRAAHSGRDFASGVSAVNALAAAILEASRMTDLSRRRIVNIGPLQGGEATNIVADHARAWGNIRFADAAEGEELGSRLEGLVSGDVQKLPCVTIHKALNRPAKPLTPEVSRLAAVAQGAGRDLGLALSTGSTGGVSDGNLIQAAGVPCLDGLGVRGGHLHRSDEFIELDSLTERAALLAILLSRVAKDESGAFARKPR from the coding sequence ATGGCGCTGACCTCTGTCGAGCAAGCGATCGTGCAGCAGATCCGCGGCGCGCGGGACCCAATGGAAGCCCGGCTCGCTGAGATGGTCGCCATCCCGACCGGCCATGAATTTGGTCCGGGCCTTGATGCCATGCGATCGCTCCTGAGCCAGCGCCTGCGATCGCTTGGCGCCGAAGTGGAGGAATTGGCGGCCGACACGCGTCCGAAGTGGATCACACCCAATGACCGCGGCGAGATGGGCTCCCCGACCGTGGTGGCCCGGCGGCTTCAAGGCCGAAGCGGACCCACGCTGCTGCTGGCGGGCCATATGGACACCGTGCACGATCCGGCCGGGGATTTTCAGAAACTCCAGCGACTGAGCCCGAGTCGCGCGACGGGACCCGGGGCGGCGGACATGAAGGGCGGTCTGGAAGTGGCGCTCACGGCACTGGAAGCCCTTGAGAAACATGCGCCGGGCATTCGCTGGATCTTCATCGTCAATGCGGACGAGGAGGCGGGTAGCTTCCGCTCCGCGCGCCACCTGGCCCAGATCGCCAAGGAGTGCGACGCGGGATTCATTCTGGAGCCGGCGCTGTCCGACGGCGGCCTCGTGGTCGAGCGTCCCGGCAGCGGGCAGTTCATGATCGACGTGGTCGGCCGCGCGGCGCACTCGGGAAGGGACTTCGCCAGCGGTGTCAGTGCCGTCAACGCCCTCGCCGCGGCCATTCTGGAGGCCTCCCGGATGACGGACCTCTCGCGGCGCCGGATCGTGAACATCGGCCCGTTGCAGGGAGGCGAAGCGACCAACATCGTCGCCGACCATGCCCGTGCCTGGGGCAACATCCGCTTCGCCGACGCGGCCGAGGGCGAGGAGCTCGGCTCCCGCCTTGAGGGGCTGGTCTCGGGCGATGTCCAGAAGCTTCCCTGCGTCACCATCCACAAGGCGCTGAACCGGCCGGCGAAGCCGCTCACGCCGGAAGTCTCTCGCCTGGCCGCGGTCGCCCAGGGCGCCGGCCGCGACCTTGGCCTGGCGCTTTCGACCGGCAGCACCGGCGGCGTGAGCGACGGCAACTTGATCCAGGCCGCCGGCGTCCCATGCCTGGACGGCCTGGGCGTGCGCGGAGGCCACTTGCATCGAAGCGACGAGTTCATCGAGCTGGACAGCCTCACCGAGCGTGCGGCGCTGCTGGCGATTCTCCTGAGTCGGGTGGCGAAGGACGAATCGGGCGCGTTCGCGCGCAAGCCTCGCTGA
- the dapF gene encoding diaminopimelate epimerase: MQFAKMHGLRNDYIYIDTFRERVPNPARLARAVSDRHSGIGSDGLILVGAADEGAAADLRMRIFNADGSESQMCGNGIRCVAKFAVERGLAERNPLRIQTGRGTLAVSWRGDPRGGVSEATVDMGEPILELSKIPAKLAGVSPTARAIAVTLPPAWWAFDANPQWMTASGCDGKLTLVSMGNPHAILWCRDVASVPLERIGPAIENHPSFPERINVHVAQCEGRSHVRVRTWERGSGITQACGTGACAVVVAGVLEGKLSGPCEVILPGGSLTVEWPGADHGVSMTGPAIEVCRGTLSNELQEKAN; encoded by the coding sequence ATGCAGTTCGCGAAGATGCACGGGCTTCGCAACGATTACATCTACATCGACACCTTTCGGGAACGGGTGCCCAATCCCGCCCGTCTGGCGCGGGCGGTCAGCGACCGTCACTCGGGCATCGGCAGCGACGGCCTGATCCTGGTGGGGGCCGCCGACGAAGGTGCCGCGGCCGATCTGCGCATGCGCATCTTCAACGCCGATGGAAGCGAGTCGCAGATGTGCGGCAATGGCATCCGCTGCGTCGCCAAGTTCGCGGTGGAGCGGGGGCTGGCCGAAAGAAATCCGCTGCGCATCCAGACCGGGCGCGGCACACTTGCCGTGTCCTGGCGTGGCGATCCACGCGGCGGCGTGAGCGAGGCGACGGTGGACATGGGCGAGCCCATTCTGGAACTCTCAAAAATTCCGGCGAAACTTGCCGGAGTTTCGCCGACGGCGCGGGCGATCGCCGTGACGCTGCCGCCTGCGTGGTGGGCCTTTGACGCAAACCCGCAATGGATGACAGCCAGCGGCTGCGACGGGAAACTCACTCTGGTCTCGATGGGCAATCCACACGCCATCTTGTGGTGCCGCGATGTCGCGAGCGTTCCGCTGGAACGGATCGGTCCGGCGATTGAGAACCATCCGTCTTTTCCGGAGCGCATCAATGTGCATGTCGCGCAATGCGAAGGCCGAAGTCACGTCCGTGTTCGCACCTGGGAGCGCGGCAGCGGCATCACGCAGGCGTGCGGCACCGGCGCCTGCGCGGTCGTCGTCGCCGGCGTGCTCGAAGGAAAGCTGTCGGGTCCCTGTGAGGTGATTCTGCCGGGCGGCTCGCTCACGGTGGAGTGGCCCGGCGCGGACCATGGGGTTTCCATGACCGGTCCCGCCATCGAAGTGTGCCGCGGAACCCTGTCGAACGAGCTTCAGGAGAAGGCGAATTGA
- a CDS encoding carbon storage regulator, producing MIGNPAAPLGIVRIASIKGDRVRIAFEFPREVLVHRREVADQINASEKNDNPIAGQIRPASGGEAQ from the coding sequence GTGATCGGCAACCCCGCGGCGCCGCTGGGCATCGTCCGCATCGCCTCGATCAAGGGGGACCGGGTCCGGATCGCCTTCGAGTTTCCGCGCGAGGTGCTGGTGCACCGCCGCGAGGTCGCCGACCAGATCAACGCCTCGGAAAAGAACGACAACCCGATCGCGGGTCAGATTCGTCCCGCTTCAGGCGGCGAAGCCCAATAG
- a CDS encoding flavin reductase family protein, with protein MASRCDWTPIERSGISDLLDQIPSDLFLLTGAYGEMRGAALVRWVQQVASNPPMLVIAIEKGQPLSPIIRDSRGFALCLISANDPICSRLFRQLPEHTQDPLISIPCSKTPSGAPVPTRATAWFDCEIMRHFDIEADHEVYIGCIHHAGRNAEAPIAKRKRAAPAVKAKGSGERPGSRSKARSLRPRS; from the coding sequence ATGGCATCGCGATGCGATTGGACACCAATCGAGAGGTCCGGGATCAGCGATCTGCTGGATCAGATTCCAAGCGATCTTTTTTTGTTGACGGGCGCCTACGGCGAAATGCGCGGCGCCGCACTGGTGCGCTGGGTGCAGCAAGTGGCTTCAAACCCGCCGATGTTGGTCATCGCGATTGAAAAGGGTCAGCCCCTCAGTCCCATCATCCGCGATTCACGGGGATTCGCCCTGTGCCTGATCAGCGCCAACGATCCGATCTGCTCGCGGCTTTTTCGCCAGCTTCCTGAGCACACCCAGGATCCGCTGATCTCAATCCCCTGCTCGAAGACGCCCTCGGGGGCGCCCGTTCCCACTCGCGCCACCGCGTGGTTTGATTGCGAAATCATGCGCCACTTCGACATTGAGGCCGATCACGAGGTCTACATCGGATGCATTCATCACGCGGGCCGCAACGCCGAGGCGCCGATCGCCAAGCGCAAGCGCGCAGCGCCAGCGGTGAAAGCCAAGGGTTCAGGCGAGCGTCCGGGTTCGCGAAGCAAGGCCCGCTCGCTCCGCCCACGTTCGTGA
- a CDS encoding amidohydrolase: protein MSTPSNISSTRAVNSSNRFGWDYRALARRMPKLPFAINDAHSHVNGARASRLLREAMDLYGIGSIWSMTYLEQVEAVRAELGDRIHLIAVPDFASKDRKHALGAGFLERIGRYRELGSGICKIWAAPRSIDLAIAAGDPNMFRLDAPIRVSAMELATSLGMSLMAHVADPDTWFQTRYRDAAIYGTKQSHYLPLERLLDRFTVPWLLAHMGGWPEDLKFLTGLLERHPNLFLDTSATKWIVREVSKHPKGAVPNFLERFRGRILFGSDIVTTDEHFVSSDAKSEMAAKASGAEDAFDLYASRYWALRTLWESDFDGESPIADPDLAMVDPQRFTPQDAPRLCGQHLPPDVLKSLYVDAAANFVAAGKRGAGSDMAKASGQTRSTLS from the coding sequence GTGTCCACGCCATCCAACATCTCGTCGACCCGGGCCGTGAATTCGTCGAATCGATTCGGCTGGGATTACCGAGCATTGGCGCGGCGGATGCCGAAGCTGCCCTTCGCGATCAACGATGCTCATTCCCATGTGAATGGTGCGCGGGCCTCGCGACTCTTGCGAGAGGCGATGGACCTCTACGGCATCGGCTCGATCTGGTCCATGACCTATCTCGAGCAGGTGGAGGCGGTGCGAGCCGAGCTTGGTGACCGGATTCATCTCATCGCGGTTCCGGACTTTGCGTCCAAGGACCGCAAGCACGCCCTCGGGGCTGGTTTTCTCGAGCGCATCGGCCGTTACCGCGAGCTCGGCTCGGGCATCTGCAAGATCTGGGCGGCTCCGCGCAGCATCGATCTGGCGATCGCGGCGGGCGATCCCAACATGTTCCGCCTCGACGCGCCGATCCGGGTGAGCGCGATGGAGTTGGCGACCAGCCTAGGCATGTCGCTCATGGCGCATGTCGCCGATCCCGACACCTGGTTCCAGACGCGCTACCGCGACGCCGCGATCTACGGAACAAAGCAATCGCACTACCTGCCGCTGGAGCGACTGCTGGATCGGTTCACCGTGCCGTGGCTCCTGGCGCACATGGGCGGATGGCCCGAAGATCTGAAATTCCTGACCGGACTGCTGGAGCGGCATCCCAATCTTTTCCTGGACACCAGCGCCACCAAATGGATCGTGCGCGAAGTGTCCAAGCATCCCAAAGGCGCCGTGCCGAATTTTCTGGAGCGATTCCGCGGCCGCATCCTGTTCGGCAGCGACATCGTCACCACCGACGAGCATTTCGTTTCCAGCGACGCCAAGAGCGAAATGGCGGCCAAAGCCAGCGGCGCCGAGGACGCGTTCGATCTCTACGCCAGTCGCTACTGGGCTCTGCGGACGCTCTGGGAAAGCGACTTTGACGGCGAAAGCCCCATCGCGGATCCGGATCTGGCGATGGTCGATCCGCAACGATTCACTCCGCAGGACGCGCCGCGCCTGTGCGGGCAGCATCTGCCGCCGGATGTGTTGAAGTCGCTCTATGTGGACGCGGCCGCGAATTTTGTGGCGGCGGGCAAGCGCGGCGCGGGCTCCGACATGGCAAAGGCCTCGGGGCAGACTCGCAGCACGCTCTCCTGA
- a CDS encoding DUF2752 domain-containing protein, with product MAEATTINASTRGWILLLAAALLTPLVVAARLVPDARGMGTHQQLGLPVCTWPMALGIPCPSCGMTTAFAHAARAEFGQAFSAQLMGAVLAFAASIGCLIALGVALTGYQFQRLFDPLLNRWGFIALVALFLAAWFWKLAGMKGWLP from the coding sequence ATGGCTGAAGCGACCACGATCAACGCATCCACTCGAGGATGGATCCTGCTTTTGGCGGCGGCACTCCTGACGCCGCTGGTGGTCGCGGCCCGGCTGGTTCCCGACGCGCGGGGCATGGGCACCCACCAGCAGCTCGGACTGCCGGTGTGCACCTGGCCTATGGCGCTGGGAATTCCCTGCCCAAGCTGCGGCATGACCACGGCCTTCGCCCACGCGGCGCGGGCCGAATTCGGCCAGGCCTTCAGCGCCCAGCTCATGGGCGCGGTGCTCGCCTTCGCAGCCTCGATTGGTTGCCTGATCGCGCTGGGTGTTGCACTGACGGGCTACCAGTTTCAGCGCCTCTTCGATCCTCTCTTGAACCGCTGGGGATTCATCGCGCTTGTGGCCCTTTTCCTCGCGGCGTGGTTCTGGAAATTGGCCGGGATGAAGGGTTGGTTGCCATGA
- a CDS encoding membrane dipeptidase translates to MPNPSTLSRIDGHLDLAYLAMQGVDLESDSPDRAKFGVNFPALREGSFKLVFGTIFTEVGCDEPWGYADHADVEQAARAGRLQLRLYQGLEARGAIKIVRTQQDLKSWNEPGPLRVVILMEGADPIESPERAKWWFDQGVRMVGLTWAKGSRYAGGNSVPGELTEAGRKLVRALDGVGMIHDLSHLCDQACAEVIELATGPIVASHSNCRSLVPGNERHLTDETIRAIAARKGVCGLNLYGKFLAGGRAATLDDAVRHVKHVREVGGPERLALGSDFDGGFTPEDCPPNAQRPEDLPKIESALAQAGISTQELDGFRSGNWLRVLRTSLPQK, encoded by the coding sequence ATGCCCAACCCCTCGACGCTCAGCCGCATCGATGGCCACCTTGACCTGGCCTATCTCGCCATGCAAGGCGTGGATCTCGAATCCGACTCCCCGGATCGGGCGAAATTCGGGGTCAATTTTCCGGCGCTTCGCGAGGGCTCTTTCAAGCTGGTTTTTGGAACGATCTTCACCGAGGTCGGTTGCGACGAGCCCTGGGGCTACGCCGACCATGCGGATGTCGAACAGGCCGCCCGCGCGGGCCGCCTGCAGTTGCGGCTCTATCAGGGCCTCGAGGCTCGCGGCGCGATCAAGATTGTCCGGACGCAGCAGGATCTCAAAAGTTGGAACGAGCCGGGGCCGCTGCGCGTGGTGATTCTGATGGAGGGCGCCGATCCGATCGAATCGCCCGAGCGCGCGAAGTGGTGGTTCGACCAAGGTGTGCGAATGGTCGGGCTGACCTGGGCCAAGGGCTCGCGCTACGCGGGCGGAAATTCTGTGCCGGGCGAATTGACCGAGGCCGGTCGAAAGTTGGTTCGAGCGCTCGATGGCGTCGGCATGATCCACGACCTCTCGCATCTCTGCGACCAGGCGTGCGCCGAAGTGATCGAGCTTGCCACGGGGCCGATCGTGGCGAGCCATTCCAATTGCCGGAGTCTTGTGCCCGGCAATGAGCGCCACCTCACCGATGAGACGATTCGGGCGATCGCCGCGCGAAAGGGTGTGTGTGGTCTCAACCTCTATGGAAAATTCCTGGCCGGCGGCCGTGCTGCAACGCTTGACGATGCGGTGCGACACGTCAAGCACGTGCGCGAGGTCGGAGGGCCGGAACGTCTGGCCCTAGGCAGCGATTTTGACGGCGGTTTCACTCCCGAGGATTGCCCGCCCAACGCGCAGCGCCCCGAGGATCTGCCCAAGATCGAGAGCGCCTTGGCTCAGGCCGGCATCTCCACGCAGGAACTCGACGGATTCCGAAGCGGCAATTGGCTGCGCGTGCTTCGCACTTCACTTCCACAAAAATAA
- a CDS encoding ParA family protein: MRCVAIVNQKGGCGKTTTAINLAATLASKNRRTLLVDMDPQGHCGVGLGVPEDRIEQGLAEALLAEPPGGADPDVMLWEVAKNLRLAPSTLSLAGLEAARGGLANLPDRDARLAKFLDRIADRFDWCVIDCPPTIGLLTFNALCAADEAIIPVETGFFSLKGSERQAAAVEAMAARLERKLPLRILPTLHRPHAKLATDLLAAIERRHGMLTLPLAIREHEELREAAGFGQPITEYAPSSEACRDFVLLVDWLDLHPVPCTRKHPGDGKVFRRELSAGETAPGPATAPGERMADLLSRIRQQSAGVESVNAENASAVSAEQPGVAARVAESPIAGDER; this comes from the coding sequence ATGCGTTGCGTCGCAATCGTGAATCAGAAAGGCGGATGTGGCAAGACCACGACCGCTATCAATCTGGCGGCCACGCTCGCTTCCAAGAATCGCCGCACGCTTTTGGTGGACATGGATCCACAAGGCCATTGCGGTGTCGGTCTTGGTGTGCCCGAGGACCGGATCGAGCAGGGACTGGCCGAGGCGCTTCTGGCCGAGCCGCCGGGCGGCGCCGATCCCGATGTCATGCTTTGGGAGGTCGCCAAGAATCTGCGCCTGGCCCCGAGCACGCTCTCGCTGGCTGGGCTCGAGGCGGCCCGCGGAGGTCTTGCCAATCTGCCGGACCGCGATGCGCGACTGGCCAAGTTTCTGGACCGCATTGCCGACCGCTTCGACTGGTGCGTGATCGACTGCCCGCCGACGATCGGATTGCTCACCTTCAACGCGCTCTGCGCCGCCGACGAAGCCATCATTCCGGTGGAGACGGGATTCTTCTCGCTCAAGGGCAGCGAGCGCCAGGCGGCCGCCGTCGAGGCCATGGCGGCGCGGCTGGAGCGGAAGCTGCCGCTGCGAATCCTGCCCACACTGCATCGGCCCCACGCCAAACTGGCCACGGATTTGCTGGCGGCGATCGAGCGCCGCCATGGCATGCTCACGCTGCCGCTGGCCATCCGCGAGCACGAGGAGCTGCGCGAGGCGGCCGGCTTCGGCCAGCCCATCACCGAGTACGCGCCCAGCTCCGAAGCCTGCCGCGACTTTGTCCTGCTGGTCGATTGGCTCGACCTTCATCCCGTTCCATGCACGAGGAAACATCCCGGAGATGGAAAGGTGTTTCGCCGTGAGCTTTCCGCCGGTGAAACCGCGCCGGGTCCCGCGACGGCACCGGGCGAGCGCATGGCTGATCTGCTTTCGCGCATCCGCCAGCAATCCGCGGGTGTGGAGAGTGTGAACGCGGAAAATGCAAGCGCAGTGTCCGCTGAACAGCCCGGCGTTGCTGCCAGAGTCGCCGAGTCGCCCATCGCCGGAGACGAGCGATGA
- the aroB gene encoding 3-dehydroquinate synthase, whose product MNVIPVQSLHGSYDIQVGDALLQNVGSEIARQFPKARTVALVADQAVAQTWAREVASSIESAGLRVASHAVKASEENKSIAAVESLWKFVLAERVQRSDVLVAMGGGIVGDMAAFAAATYMRGLSTVMIPTTLLAMVDAAIGGKTAVNLPMAGGQLAKNLAGTFTAPAWVVSDVRTLSTLPDREFRCGLAECVKHGLLADQGMLDWLANHQAGLLAKDPARLVELVQRSASVKAAIVSRDEHERGERAHLNLGHTFAHAIESLLHDEIHHGEAVSIGLVAMAAASQAAGWWKDAESFQLSQRLAQLGLPVRLPKPIDRAKVKAAMNLDKKGESGEIRLVLLRGPGKPGVLQAASDAVIDAGLAAIGA is encoded by the coding sequence ATGAATGTGATTCCGGTGCAAAGTCTCCACGGCAGCTACGACATTCAGGTCGGTGACGCGCTGCTGCAGAACGTGGGCAGCGAGATCGCTCGGCAATTTCCCAAGGCGCGGACGGTTGCGCTGGTCGCAGACCAGGCGGTTGCGCAGACCTGGGCCCGCGAGGTCGCCTCGTCGATCGAGTCCGCAGGGTTGCGCGTGGCCTCCCACGCGGTGAAGGCGAGCGAAGAAAACAAGTCCATTGCCGCAGTCGAATCGCTGTGGAAATTTGTGCTTGCGGAGCGCGTGCAGCGCAGCGATGTTCTGGTGGCCATGGGCGGCGGCATCGTGGGGGACATGGCGGCCTTCGCCGCGGCGACCTACATGCGCGGCCTTTCCACCGTGATGATTCCCACCACCTTGCTGGCCATGGTCGACGCTGCGATCGGCGGCAAGACGGCGGTCAACCTGCCCATGGCCGGCGGCCAGCTGGCCAAGAATCTGGCGGGAACCTTCACCGCCCCCGCATGGGTGGTCAGCGATGTGCGGACGCTCTCCACGCTGCCGGACCGCGAATTCCGCTGCGGTCTGGCCGAGTGCGTGAAGCACGGGCTACTGGCGGACCAAGGCATGCTGGACTGGCTCGCGAACCATCAGGCGGGCTTGCTGGCGAAGGATCCCGCCCGACTGGTCGAGTTGGTGCAGCGCTCGGCTTCGGTGAAGGCCGCGATCGTCTCGCGCGACGAGCATGAGCGAGGCGAGCGAGCACATCTGAACCTGGGGCACACCTTCGCCCATGCCATCGAGTCGCTCCTGCACGACGAGATCCACCACGGCGAGGCTGTCTCAATCGGCCTGGTCGCCATGGCGGCGGCGAGCCAAGCGGCGGGGTGGTGGAAGGACGCCGAGTCCTTCCAGCTTTCCCAGCGCCTGGCCCAACTCGGCTTGCCGGTTCGACTTCCAAAGCCGATCGACCGGGCCAAGGTCAAAGCCGCCATGAACCTCGACAAAAAGGGGGAATCCGGCGAGATCCGCCTTGTGCTGCTGAGGGGTCCCGGCAAGCCTGGAGTTCTTCAGGCCGCAAGCGACGCGGTGATCGACGCCGGGCTCGCGGCCATCGGCGCCTGA
- a CDS encoding lysophospholipid acyltransferase family protein: MPEEKSPFRVQPPKSRVLQWLWPVSRHLTGVSRVEKIVDRSHRIRGDGSLLDALNRATHIHADCSAADRERIPRTGPLLVVSNHPMGATDTQLISTLIESVRSDVKFIANEMLCKIPVVAERSLGVKILGKPSVSANMNAMREALRWLSNGGCLCVFPSGEVSHSTWSRWRPVDGQWPTQVAKMARIARPTVLPVFISGRNPWWFQLAGLFHPLLRTALLGHCYPGQQNRKIPVVVGTPIPAKEFDAFESDEELIGYFRLRTYLLRARLEEKSTGPGVIVHTTPLLERPQHAPEELAAEISGLPESHLLLKHGECEVWCTPSGEIPLTMLEIGRLREEAFRAVGEGSGKAIDIDRFDRSYRQLFIWNARTQEVMGGYRMGLTDEILAANGIDGLYTSTLFDYSPKMLKSLGPAIELGRSWVACAHQRRPMPLLMLWRGIAQFVLRHPKYAILLGPVSISDEYQSMSKRLIMAFLQTHHALKSFAKDVKPRNPPSDEPFLDWDPAHTRAAVRNVGDVDRLIREVEADGRTMPVLLRQYLKLNARLIAFNVDPDFGNVVDGLMFADLRQVPARVQEYYFGKENAEQFREFHRERTRT, encoded by the coding sequence ATGCCAGAAGAGAAATCTCCATTCCGCGTCCAGCCTCCCAAGTCCAGGGTGCTGCAATGGCTCTGGCCTGTCTCGCGCCATCTCACCGGAGTCAGCCGCGTTGAAAAAATCGTCGATCGATCGCATCGGATTCGCGGCGATGGCTCCCTGCTGGACGCGCTGAACCGCGCCACCCACATCCACGCCGATTGCTCCGCGGCCGACCGCGAGCGCATTCCCAGGACCGGGCCGCTGCTGGTGGTGTCGAACCATCCGATGGGCGCGACCGACACGCAGCTGATCTCGACGCTGATCGAGTCGGTTCGCAGTGATGTCAAGTTCATCGCCAATGAAATGCTCTGCAAGATCCCGGTGGTCGCCGAGCGATCGCTCGGCGTGAAGATTCTCGGCAAGCCATCGGTCAGTGCCAACATGAACGCCATGCGCGAGGCCCTGCGATGGCTTTCCAACGGCGGCTGCCTCTGCGTTTTCCCATCGGGCGAGGTAAGCCACTCCACCTGGAGCCGGTGGCGCCCCGTCGACGGCCAGTGGCCGACCCAAGTTGCCAAGATGGCCCGCATCGCCCGGCCCACCGTGCTGCCGGTGTTTATTTCCGGCCGGAATCCCTGGTGGTTCCAGCTGGCCGGCCTCTTCCATCCGCTGCTGCGGACGGCGCTGCTGGGCCACTGCTATCCCGGCCAGCAGAACCGGAAAATTCCGGTGGTGGTCGGCACGCCGATCCCCGCGAAGGAGTTTGATGCCTTCGAAAGCGACGAGGAACTGATCGGATATTTCCGCCTGCGCACGTATCTGTTGCGAGCGCGCTTGGAGGAAAAATCCACGGGCCCCGGTGTGATAGTGCACACGACTCCGCTGCTGGAGCGACCGCAGCATGCGCCCGAGGAACTCGCCGCGGAAATTTCCGGCCTTCCGGAGTCCCATCTGCTGCTCAAGCACGGCGAGTGCGAAGTCTGGTGCACGCCCAGCGGTGAAATTCCGCTGACCATGCTTGAGATCGGCCGCCTGCGCGAGGAGGCCTTCCGTGCCGTGGGCGAGGGCTCCGGCAAGGCGATCGACATCGACCGCTTCGACCGCTCTTACCGGCAACTTTTCATCTGGAACGCGCGGACGCAGGAAGTGATGGGCGGCTACCGGATGGGCCTGACCGACGAGATTCTCGCGGCCAATGGCATCGACGGCCTCTACACCAGCACGCTCTTTGACTACTCGCCGAAGATGCTCAAATCCCTCGGACCCGCCATCGAGCTGGGCAGGAGCTGGGTGGCCTGCGCCCATCAACGCCGTCCGATGCCTCTGCTCATGCTGTGGCGCGGAATTGCGCAATTTGTGCTCCGGCATCCCAAGTACGCCATTCTGCTGGGGCCGGTGAGCATTTCGGACGAGTACCAGAGCATGTCCAAGCGGCTGATCATGGCCTTCCTGCAGACGCACCACGCGCTGAAGTCTTTCGCCAAGGATGTGAAGCCGCGGAACCCGCCCTCCGACGAGCCTTTCCTGGATTGGGATCCGGCCCACACACGCGCGGCGGTCCGCAATGTGGGTGATGTGGACCGGCTCATCCGCGAGGTGGAGGCCGACGGCCGCACGATGCCCGTGCTGCTGCGCCAGTATCTAAAGCTCAACGCTCGGCTGATCGCCTTCAATGTCGATCCCGACTTCGGCAATGTGGTGGATGGGCTCATGTTTGCGGATCTGCGGCAGGTGCCCGCCCGCGTCCAGGAGTACTACTTCGGCAAGGAGAACGCCGAGCAATTCCGCGAGTTTCATCGCGAGAGGACGCGCACATGA